One window of Medicago truncatula cultivar Jemalong A17 chromosome 2, MtrunA17r5.0-ANR, whole genome shotgun sequence genomic DNA carries:
- the LOC120578336 gene encoding uncharacterized protein, producing MTHHLDPNLAGEKRKLQLSELEELRIDAYENARIYKETTKNWHDKKIVKKHFKSGDLVLLFNSRLKLYPGKLRSRWSGPFQVRTVYPYGAIEIFSEETGSFTVNGQRLKIYNTGEVNEVVADFTLSDPP from the coding sequence atgactcatcacttaGACCCCAATTTAGCCGGTGAAAAAAGAAAGCTTCAATTAAGCGagctagaagaacttaggataGATGCCTATGAGAATGCCCGCATTTATAAGGAAACAACTAAGAATtggcatgacaagaaaatcGTCAAGAAGCACTTCAAAAGCGGTGACCTAGTGCTGCTCTTTAATTCTAGGCTAAAGCTCTATCCCGGTAAACTAAGGTCACGATGGTCTGGTCCTTTTCAAGTTCGCACGGTCTACCCTTATGGGGcgattgaaatattttctgaagaaaCAGGATCCTTCACGGTTAATGGGCAAAggcttaaaatctataataccggagaagtaaatgaagtagTGGCTGATTTCACTCTGAGTGACCCACCTTAA